One Lucilia cuprina isolate Lc7/37 chromosome 4, ASM2204524v1, whole genome shotgun sequence DNA segment encodes these proteins:
- the LOC111690596 gene encoding protein apnoia has product MAAQQKIICAVVVMCFMANAVLCQQTTDNDNADVSESRTFGHHFLKRMSFAVVPGAFVVGVITTLLAALTVVSMKGLGVGVILLVLAIGQMLSRALPQVHAAAYTAAPAPVPVVYSHSHTQQPVWLEKEW; this is encoded by the exons atgGCTGCTCAACAAAAAATTATCTGCGCTGTTGTTGTCATGTGCTTCATGGCCAACGCTGTCCTCTGTCAACAAACCACCGACAATGACAACGCTGATGTTAGCG AGTCTCGCACATTTGGCCACCACTTCTTGAAACGTATGAGTTTTGCTGTAGTTCCTGGAGCATTCGTTGTTGGTGTTATTACCACCTTGTTGGCTGCCTTGACCGTTGTCTCCATGAAGGGTTTGGGCGTTGGTGTCATCCTTTTGGTTTTGGCTATAGGTCAAATGTTGTCTCGTGCTTTGCCCCAAGTACATGCTGCTGCCTACACTGCTGCTCCAGCTCCCGTACCAGTAGTCTACTCTCACAGTCACACCCAACAACCCGTCTGGTTAGAAAAAGAATGGTAA